In one Desulfovibrio oxyclinae DSM 11498 genomic region, the following are encoded:
- a CDS encoding Fic family protein, translated as MLRKKTGRIEIVSVKDERVEAFIPDPLPPEPGIKWGGDLQKLFDQAHVSLGELNAINEIVPNTELFLYMYVRKEAVLSSQIEGTQSSLSDLLTHEVGEAVSVPQDDVAEVSNYVAALNHGLKRMREDGFPLSLRLLKEMHAILLRSGRGQNLAPGEYRRTQNWVGGTRPGNAVFIPPPHTHLMDLMGDLEKFLHDEDIPPLLKAALTHLQFETIHPHLDGNGRLGRLMITLLLCAEGLLKQPSLYLSLYFKTYRQQYYDMLDTVRRKGDWESWLAFFAEAVVRTADQAVLTAKELQDMFARDSATINGLGKAKETAKAIHDALLAQPISTPSSLVEATGKTHATINSSLRNLELFGIVKEVSGRKRNRVYAYSEYIRIMDMGLDVPGEHSA; from the coding sequence ATGTTAAGAAAGAAAACAGGACGTATCGAGATTGTCAGCGTCAAGGATGAACGGGTGGAGGCATTCATCCCTGATCCACTGCCGCCGGAGCCGGGTATCAAGTGGGGCGGCGACTTGCAGAAGCTTTTCGATCAGGCTCATGTGTCGTTAGGCGAATTGAACGCCATCAATGAGATCGTTCCGAATACGGAACTCTTCCTTTATATGTATGTACGTAAGGAAGCTGTTCTTTCCTCCCAGATCGAGGGAACCCAGTCTTCGTTATCAGACTTACTGACACACGAGGTTGGCGAGGCCGTGTCTGTTCCCCAGGATGACGTGGCCGAGGTCAGCAACTATGTTGCAGCACTAAATCATGGATTGAAGCGCATGCGGGAGGATGGTTTCCCACTGAGCTTGCGTTTGCTTAAAGAGATGCACGCGATTCTGCTTCGGAGTGGGCGCGGCCAGAATCTTGCGCCGGGCGAATATCGGCGAACCCAGAATTGGGTTGGTGGCACTCGTCCGGGAAATGCCGTGTTCATTCCGCCGCCACATACTCATTTGATGGACCTTATGGGCGACCTGGAGAAGTTCCTTCATGATGAAGATATTCCGCCGCTCCTTAAGGCTGCCTTGACGCACTTGCAGTTTGAGACGATCCATCCACATCTCGACGGCAACGGTCGTCTTGGCCGATTGATGATCACTCTGCTTCTGTGCGCGGAAGGGCTTTTGAAGCAGCCGTCCTTGTATCTCAGTCTCTACTTCAAGACGTATCGCCAGCAATATTACGACATGTTGGATACGGTCAGAAGGAAAGGGGATTGGGAATCCTGGCTTGCGTTCTTCGCCGAAGCGGTCGTGCGAACGGCAGACCAGGCAGTCCTCACGGCCAAGGAGCTTCAGGACATGTTTGCCAGGGATTCAGCGACAATCAATGGATTGGGTAAGGCGAAGGAAACGGCCAAGGCCATCCACGACGCCTTGCTGGCACAGCCGATCTCCACCCCGTCCAGTCTGGTCGAAGCTACGGGAAAAACTCATGCGACGATCAACAGCTCCTTGCGCAACCTGGAGCTCTTCGGCATCGTGAAGGAAGTCAGTGGTAGAAAACGCAACCGGGTGTACGCCTACAGCGAGTATATCCGCATCATGGACATGGGGCTGGATGTCCCAGGCGAGCACTCTGCATAG
- a CDS encoding tetratricopeptide repeat protein has product MRAVIDPPSDPLTAEEHLDLGLAYESEGRLKEAVRQYDLAAKEIPEALMLKGNALFAQGKLKQAADSFESAVEEQDDNAEARNNLAWTLYVMDEDLERAEKLAVRALELAGPTNREAYEDTLIRIRAKRAGKD; this is encoded by the coding sequence ATGCGCGCTGTGATCGATCCACCTTCTGACCCGCTTACAGCCGAAGAACACCTTGACCTCGGACTGGCCTACGAGTCCGAAGGCCGCCTCAAGGAAGCTGTCAGACAATACGATCTTGCCGCAAAAGAAATCCCTGAAGCTTTAATGCTCAAGGGAAATGCGTTGTTCGCGCAGGGTAAATTGAAACAGGCCGCAGATTCCTTCGAATCCGCTGTGGAAGAACAAGACGACAACGCTGAGGCACGAAACAATCTGGCGTGGACATTATACGTGATGGACGAGGATCTTGAACGAGCTGAAAAACTTGCTGTGCGTGCGCTTGAGCTTGCCGGACCCACAAACCGTGAGGCTTACGAGGACACCCTCATTCGCATCCGCGCCAAACGGGCTGGTAAAGACTGA
- a CDS encoding C39 family peptidase, whose protein sequence is MAGLVGLAFGLGLAACSTRTLPPDFSQPTESHTISSVPAFKQRTMQCGPAALASVLNHYGNSISPDEIAAEIYRPESMGTLNLDLALYPRQRGYSTKWYSGSLRKLLNAVDRGLPLIVMVDRGLPPLQALHFMVVAGYTPEGLVVMAGEDKPELTRWKTFATQWERTNRWTLEIHPDTQGTP, encoded by the coding sequence TTGGCCGGGTTAGTCGGGCTGGCCTTCGGTCTGGGTCTGGCCGCCTGTTCCACGCGCACCCTTCCGCCCGACTTCTCGCAGCCCACTGAATCGCACACTATCTCCTCGGTTCCCGCCTTTAAGCAGCGAACCATGCAATGCGGTCCTGCGGCGCTGGCATCAGTGCTCAACCACTACGGAAACTCTATCTCCCCTGATGAAATCGCTGCGGAAATCTATCGTCCAGAAAGTATGGGAACACTTAATCTCGATCTAGCCCTGTATCCGAGGCAGCGTGGATACAGCACCAAATGGTACTCTGGATCGCTGAGAAAGCTTCTGAACGCTGTGGACCGAGGACTCCCGCTCATCGTCATGGTAGATCGCGGCCTGCCTCCTCTGCAGGCGCTTCACTTCATGGTGGTTGCCGGTTACACCCCCGAAGGACTGGTGGTCATGGCCGGTGAAGACAAACCGGAGTTGACCCGTTGGAAAACCTTCGCCACACAGTGGGAGCGCACGAACCGCTGGACGCTCGAAATCCATCCTGACACGCAAGGCACCCCATGA
- a CDS encoding PA2779 family protein produces the protein MQKILQSKSVRALVMLMVMAVFNAGYVSVANAELIPSGKTQISQERAQDMTTVRQALESKVVTERLSELGFSEQEVDQRLAMLTDQEVSQLSNDIQNVDTAGSVIGAVAGVAVVLIIVLAILEITGDADNF, from the coding sequence ATGCAGAAGATTTTACAGTCCAAAAGCGTTCGTGCTCTGGTGATGCTCATGGTCATGGCAGTGTTCAACGCCGGATACGTGTCCGTGGCAAACGCGGAACTCATCCCCAGTGGAAAAACCCAAATATCGCAGGAACGAGCTCAGGACATGACCACTGTGCGGCAGGCCCTTGAAAGCAAGGTCGTCACCGAGCGATTGAGCGAGCTGGGCTTCTCCGAGCAGGAGGTTGACCAACGCCTTGCCATGCTCACTGATCAGGAAGTTTCCCAACTGTCCAACGACATTCAGAATGTGGACACCGCGGGTAGCGTAATTGGTGCCGTGGCCGGTGTGGCGGTGGTTTTAATCATCGTGCTGGCCATTCTGGAAATCACTGGCGATGCTGACAACTTCTAG